The following proteins come from a genomic window of Myxococcales bacterium:
- the dnaB gene encoding replicative DNA helicase yields the protein MGGFRRKEVETPPSVEGIVPPHDLDSEAAVLSSVLIDGSAMDRVQEFLRPEHFYSEAHRRIFEACLELREVGKPVDVVTVGSWLKTRGRIQQVGGMGYLTEVLNSAPAVANVTAYAQVIFEKYRIRQLILACQKVSAQAYLDYGEAQAFIDGAEQAVYNIARVSQTSNVERLLDVMKKSFKQLTEAMKRGDRIIGVPSGFDRLDTLTSGLHDGDLTIIAARPGMGKTSFVLNIAANVASPRGRELAADPNQRWEEPGVGVVVFSLEMPREQLANRMVCSEGRVDVSKMRKGYLSQEDWQKLTQSAGFLGKLPIWIDDSPSLGILELRAKVRRLQSEFNRVDEAGQPTHRIGLVVVDYLQLMKGRDGAQSREQEISEISRGLKGLAKELKVPVIALSQLNRAVETRSDKSKRPQISDLRESGAIEQDADNILFIYRDDYYTKEASEEPNTAEIIVAKQRNGPTGTVKVRFDREYTRFDNLAVGEYPEEQE from the coding sequence ATGGGCGGTTTTCGTAGGAAAGAGGTGGAGACGCCGCCGAGCGTCGAGGGGATCGTCCCTCCGCACGACCTCGACTCCGAGGCGGCCGTGCTCTCCTCCGTGCTCATCGATGGCTCCGCGATGGACCGCGTCCAGGAGTTCCTGCGCCCCGAGCACTTCTATTCCGAGGCCCACCGCCGCATCTTCGAGGCGTGCCTCGAGCTGCGGGAGGTCGGCAAGCCGGTGGACGTCGTCACAGTCGGCTCGTGGCTCAAGACCCGCGGACGCATCCAGCAGGTCGGCGGCATGGGCTACCTCACCGAGGTGCTGAACAGCGCGCCCGCGGTCGCGAACGTGACCGCCTACGCGCAGGTCATCTTCGAGAAGTACCGGATCCGCCAGCTCATTTTGGCCTGCCAGAAGGTGTCGGCGCAGGCGTACCTCGACTACGGCGAGGCGCAGGCGTTCATCGACGGCGCCGAGCAGGCCGTCTACAACATCGCGCGCGTCAGCCAGACCTCCAACGTCGAGCGCCTGCTCGACGTCATGAAGAAGTCGTTCAAGCAGCTCACCGAGGCCATGAAGCGGGGCGACCGCATCATCGGCGTCCCCAGCGGCTTCGACCGCCTCGACACGCTGACCTCGGGCCTCCACGACGGCGACCTCACCATCATCGCGGCTCGCCCCGGCATGGGCAAGACCAGCTTCGTCCTCAACATCGCCGCGAACGTGGCGAGCCCGAGGGGGCGCGAGCTCGCCGCCGACCCGAACCAGCGCTGGGAAGAGCCTGGCGTCGGGGTGGTCGTGTTCTCGCTCGAAATGCCCCGCGAACAGCTCGCCAACCGCATGGTGTGCTCGGAGGGGCGGGTCGACGTCAGCAAGATGCGCAAGGGCTACCTCAGCCAGGAAGACTGGCAGAAGCTCACGCAGTCGGCCGGCTTCCTGGGGAAGCTCCCCATCTGGATCGACGACTCTCCGTCGCTCGGCATCCTCGAGCTGCGCGCCAAGGTGCGCAGGCTCCAGTCGGAGTTCAACCGGGTGGACGAGGCCGGTCAGCCGACGCACCGCATCGGCCTCGTGGTCGTCGACTACCTCCAGCTCATGAAGGGGCGCGACGGCGCTCAGTCACGCGAGCAGGAGATCAGCGAGATCTCGCGCGGCCTGAAGGGGCTCGCGAAGGAGTTGAAGGTGCCGGTCATCGCCCTCTCCCAGCTGAACCGCGCCGTCGAGACCCGCAGCGACAAGTCGAAGCGACCACAGATTTCGGACCTTCGCGAGTCGGGCGCCATCGAGCAGGACGCCGACAACATCCTCTTCATCTACCGCGACGACTACTACACGAAGGAAGCGTCGGAAGAGCCCAATACCGCCGAGATCATCGTGGCCAAGCAGCGAAACGGGCCCACCGGCACGGTGAAGGTGCGCTTCGATCGCGAGTACACCCGCTTCGACAACCTCGCGGTCGGCGAGTACCCCGAGGAGCAGGAGTAG
- a CDS encoding 50S ribosomal protein L9, whose protein sequence is MAATVQVILQTDVANVGSSGELVKVRPGFARNYLVPQKLAVAATAAQVNRVKHEKAVALAKAEKARKEAGELAAKLGGLVIKIARPVGEDDRLFGSVSAKDIEAAVRAAGLETFDRKKMHLPEALKALGTHEVAVKLLGDVTATLKVEVVKK, encoded by the coding sequence ATGGCCGCCACCGTTCAGGTCATCCTCCAGACCGACGTCGCCAACGTCGGCTCCTCCGGCGAGCTCGTCAAGGTTCGCCCCGGGTTCGCCCGCAACTACCTCGTGCCCCAGAAGCTCGCCGTCGCGGCCACGGCCGCCCAGGTGAACCGCGTCAAGCACGAGAAGGCCGTCGCCCTCGCGAAGGCCGAGAAGGCCCGCAAAGAGGCCGGCGAGCTCGCCGCCAAGCTCGGCGGACTCGTCATCAAGATCGCTCGCCCCGTCGGCGAGGACGACCGCCTCTTCGGCTCCGTGTCCGCCAAGGACATCGAGGCCGCGGTCCGCGCCGCCGGTCTCGAGACGTTCGACCGCAAGAAGATGCACCTCCCGGAGGCCCTCAAGGCTCTCGGCACCCATGAGGTCGCGGTCAAGCTGCTCGGCGACGTCACCGCGACCCTCAAGGTCGAGGTCGTCAAGAAGTAG
- a CDS encoding 30S ribosomal protein S18, with translation MDDDKDFGRTPDLNADAPGRRRGGKKRVCKFCSDKAVTIDYKDPQALRYFVSERGKVTPRRISGNCALHQRKVTLAIKRARNIALLPFTVSG, from the coding sequence ATGGACGACGACAAAGATTTCGGACGAACGCCAGACCTCAACGCCGACGCCCCCGGGCGCCGCCGCGGCGGCAAGAAGCGCGTCTGCAAGTTCTGCTCCGACAAGGCCGTGACGATCGACTACAAAGACCCGCAAGCGCTCAGGTATTTCGTCTCTGAGCGTGGCAAGGTCACCCCCCGCCGCATCAGCGGCAACTGTGCCCTCCACCAGCGCAAGGTGACGCTCGCCATCAAGCGCGCGCGCAACATCGCGCTCCTGCCCTTCACCGTGTCGGGCTGA
- the rpsF gene encoding 30S ribosomal protein S6, whose product MATAQTLKSKEYETIYVLRPDVDADAADKVQNRMTEVVARDGGTLLKVEAWGRRKLAYPVKKHQKGVYVYVKYVGKGGLVQEIERNLKLMDVVLKYQTVLLTSDVDAGSFTVDPEEIKFARLELPAEEEEKESRERALGLVDFHDAPRRDHREFEDEDDAVEAPEKKADEEAN is encoded by the coding sequence TGGCCACCGCACAGACCCTGAAGTCCAAAGAGTACGAGACGATTTATGTCCTGCGCCCTGACGTCGACGCCGACGCCGCCGACAAGGTGCAGAACCGCATGACCGAGGTCGTCGCCCGCGACGGCGGCACGCTCCTCAAGGTCGAGGCGTGGGGCCGGCGGAAGCTGGCGTACCCCGTCAAGAAGCACCAGAAGGGCGTCTACGTCTACGTGAAGTACGTGGGCAAGGGCGGGCTCGTCCAAGAGATCGAGCGCAACCTCAAGCTGATGGACGTGGTCCTCAAGTACCAGACCGTGCTCCTCACCTCCGACGTCGACGCCGGCTCGTTCACGGTCGACCCCGAGGAGATCAAGTTCGCCCGCCTCGAGCTGCCCGCCGAGGAAGAGGAGAAGGAGTCGCGCGAGCGCGCGCTCGGCCTCGTCGACTTCCACGACGCGCCCCGCCGCGATCATCGCGAGTTCGAGGACGAGGACGACGCCGTCGAGGCGCCCGAGAAGAAGGCCGACGAAGAGGCGAACTGA